A part of Streptococcus porcinus genomic DNA contains:
- a CDS encoding oligosaccharide flippase family protein, whose protein sequence is MKLKTEKLENQVSKSSLVITLSGLISKILAALYRIPYQNIVGDRGFYAYQQVYPLLAIISALSLTALPNVVASIFQKNKHDDLQFLFRFQMLISLIFALLLILFCRPLAIIIGSEKLIFSIFITALVLLTVPFNSFYRGLAQARVNMIPTAVSQVMEQVIRVSIILLAALFYKLFSWSIYRTANMAATGNLVASLSILIYFIYQDPKALHFLAIKQKKSNTEKSSIGISSLIFIFYTVYLLLFQFIDALFVKNSLIGAGYPHVMAEVSKGIYDRGQPLIQFGLIFSTAFFTTFLPKLTKDYYKNQQIYQSESQYFFDFICYLNMTIYLGFSMILAAMNRTLFEDNKGWLSLEIFISIIFISSLIQFFHQKFFIENRQKLSFLFLCLGLLLKVIMTPLLTRLYGIVGSSLSTILPLIIVLILYSRYANMEIKCFKNWRFIISILSMLIVVFIVQTILPNKTRTENFTEIILTSLIGLMIFIFVAKHLNAFDKKLWTYLPFAKEK, encoded by the coding sequence GTGAAATTAAAGACAGAAAAACTCGAAAATCAAGTTAGTAAATCAAGTTTAGTAATAACATTAAGCGGCCTTATTTCGAAAATATTGGCAGCTCTTTATCGTATTCCTTATCAAAACATAGTAGGAGATAGGGGCTTTTATGCCTATCAACAAGTTTATCCGTTACTTGCAATTATCAGCGCTTTAAGCTTAACAGCACTTCCCAATGTTGTTGCAAGTATCTTCCAAAAAAACAAACATGACGATTTGCAATTTCTATTTAGATTTCAAATGTTGATAAGTCTTATTTTTGCTTTATTATTAATTCTCTTTTGCAGACCGTTAGCTATCATTATTGGAAGTGAAAAGTTAATTTTTAGTATTTTCATAACTGCTTTAGTTTTACTGACTGTCCCTTTTAATTCTTTTTACCGTGGTTTAGCCCAAGCAAGAGTGAATATGATTCCAACAGCTGTCAGTCAGGTAATGGAACAGGTCATCAGGGTAAGTATTATTCTTCTAGCAGCTTTATTTTATAAGCTATTTTCTTGGTCAATTTATAGAACGGCAAATATGGCAGCAACCGGAAATTTAGTTGCTAGCCTCTCTATCCTTATTTATTTTATTTATCAAGATCCTAAAGCTTTACATTTTTTAGCCATTAAGCAAAAAAAGAGTAATACTGAAAAATCTTCTATAGGTATTTCTAGCTTAATTTTCATCTTCTATACTGTCTATTTACTGCTATTTCAATTTATTGATGCTTTATTTGTTAAAAATAGTTTGATAGGAGCTGGTTATCCTCATGTAATGGCTGAAGTTAGTAAAGGCATCTATGATCGTGGTCAACCACTTATTCAATTTGGCCTTATTTTCTCAACTGCTTTCTTTACAACTTTTCTACCAAAACTGACTAAGGACTATTATAAAAATCAGCAAATTTATCAAAGTGAAAGTCAGTATTTTTTTGACTTTATCTGTTACTTAAATATGACTATTTATCTCGGTTTTTCTATGATTTTAGCTGCTATGAATAGAACTTTATTTGAGGATAATAAGGGTTGGTTAAGTCTAGAAATTTTTATCAGTATTATTTTTATATCAAGTCTTATCCAATTTTTTCATCAAAAATTCTTTATTGAAAATCGTCAAAAATTGTCATTCTTATTCCTATGCTTAGGACTATTATTGAAAGTAATCATGACACCCCTACTGACAAGATTATATGGTATTGTTGGAAGCTCTTTATCAACCATCTTACCTTTAATTATTGTTCTTATCTTATATAGCAGATATGCTAATATGGAAATAAAATGTTTTAAAAATTGGAGATTTATCATTAGCATACTCTCTATGCTCATTGTGGTTTTTATTGTACAGACTATATTGCCAAATAAAACACGAACTGAAAATTTTACAGAGATTATTCTTACTAGTTTAATCGGCTTAATGATTTTTATTTTCGTAGCAAAGCATCTGAATGCTTTTGATAAGAAATTATGGACTTACCTACCATTTGCAAAAGAAAAATGA
- a CDS encoding RNA-binding S4 domain-containing protein, with protein MRLDKFLKVSRIIKRRPVAKEVADKGRIKVNGILAKSSTDLKLNDEIEIRFGNKLLTVKVVEMKDSTKKEDALKMYEIIKETRIESNEEA; from the coding sequence ATGAGATTAGATAAATTTTTAAAGGTTTCTCGGATTATAAAAAGGAGACCAGTAGCAAAAGAGGTTGCAGATAAGGGTAGAATAAAAGTTAATGGTATTTTAGCTAAAAGCTCTACTGATTTAAAATTAAATGATGAGATTGAAATTCGTTTCGGCAATAAATTGCTAACAGTTAAAGTAGTAGAGATGAAGGATAGTACCAAAAAAGAAGATGCTCTAAAAATGTATGAAATTATTAAAGAAACAAGGATTGAAAGCAATGAAGAAGCCTAG
- a CDS encoding FtsB family cell division protein produces MKKPSIVQLNNKFIKDENQKKRFEEEELKKRNRFMGWILVIMMFLFILPTYNLVKSYVSLQKQNQQVIKLKKEYKELDASTQAEKQLANQLKDTNFVKKYARAKYYLTQEGEIVYPIPGLLPK; encoded by the coding sequence ATGAAGAAGCCTAGCATCGTCCAATTAAATAATAAATTCATCAAGGATGAAAATCAGAAAAAACGCTTTGAAGAAGAAGAGTTAAAAAAACGTAACCGTTTTATGGGCTGGATTCTAGTTATTATGATGTTTCTTTTTATCTTACCAACTTATAATTTGGTTAAAAGCTATGTATCTTTACAAAAACAAAATCAGCAAGTTATTAAGTTAAAAAAAGAATACAAAGAACTAGATGCTAGTACCCAAGCTGAAAAGCAGTTAGCAAACCAACTTAAAGATACAAATTTTGTTAAGAAATACGCTCGTGCTAAATATTATTTAACTCAAGAAGGTGAAATTGTTTACCCAATCCCAGGATTGCTACCAAAATAA
- a CDS encoding SP_0009 family protein, which translates to MEDIVKKIETFLSFSEEKLEELKKENQTLKEELFDER; encoded by the coding sequence ATGGAAGATATTGTCAAAAAAATAGAAACTTTTCTATCTTTTTCAGAAGAAAAGTTAGAAGAACTCAAAAAAGAAAATCAAACTTTAAAAGAAGAACTATTCGATGAAAGATAA